The following proteins are co-located in the Parafannyhessea umbonata genome:
- a CDS encoding DEAD/DEAH box helicase, which translates to MNKSFAELGLDEHILRGIDALGFTTPTPVQEQAIPLVLAGRDVIASAQTGTGKTAAFALPILQLIEPYSRAAREEQERLANAAEVVEPQVDAQAAPADAAKPQVDAQAILASAPSAGVTDESAPDAGDAYDGPDVLADDAPDGSASVSAKVDADGNIRPTRRPRRRHHKAATKPEADSQDGTRDAEGSHAADADKPKSGARRGGKSSASRKTAKAHKSEAGRSKADGKKRRRSRKRGSKGDASLAPNPNAHPFGPFALVVTPTRELAQQIEDVVSVVCEQTGQTAVVVMGGAKLDRQIRRLEAGCDLLVATPGRLLDLMEHGHLSLADVKVFVLDEADRMLDMGFWPSVRRIVAALPRERQTLLFSATIPPSIKGTVDTMLKDPATVEIARVGQTADTVEEHLCPVTQGQKLQLLEALLKRYTPERVLVFCRTKTRVDEVAQMLRRGGFKCDLMHSGRNQSERERALRRFRSAEVQVLVATDVMSRGIDISGIDAVVNFDVPMDPEDYVHRIGRTGRAGHEGLAFTFVAPDEISPLREIEYFTRKLVPVWDLDGFEYDSARIVPNPGRSTSKPTRSLFNGSRARGRGIQGGRYGRHY; encoded by the coding sequence ATGAACAAGTCATTTGCCGAGCTCGGGCTAGACGAGCACATCCTCCGGGGCATTGACGCCCTGGGCTTCACCACACCGACACCCGTGCAGGAACAGGCGATTCCGCTGGTTCTTGCCGGCCGAGACGTCATCGCGTCCGCGCAGACGGGCACGGGCAAGACGGCTGCGTTCGCGCTGCCGATTCTGCAGCTTATCGAGCCGTACTCGCGTGCAGCGCGCGAGGAGCAAGAGCGCCTTGCCAACGCGGCCGAGGTTGTCGAGCCACAAGTCGACGCCCAGGCGGCCCCAGCCGACGCGGCCAAGCCGCAAGTCGACGCACAGGCGATCTTGGCCAGCGCGCCAAGCGCAGGCGTGACGGACGAGAGTGCGCCGGACGCCGGCGACGCCTACGACGGCCCCGACGTGCTTGCGGACGACGCGCCCGATGGCAGCGCCTCCGTTTCTGCCAAGGTGGACGCGGACGGCAACATCCGTCCCACCCGCCGACCGCGCCGCCGCCACCACAAGGCGGCGACCAAGCCCGAGGCCGACTCGCAGGACGGTACGCGTGATGCGGAGGGCTCGCACGCAGCCGACGCCGACAAGCCAAAGTCAGGCGCAAGGCGCGGCGGGAAGTCGTCCGCCAGCCGCAAGACAGCCAAGGCCCACAAGTCCGAGGCGGGCCGCAGCAAGGCCGACGGCAAAAAGCGCCGCCGCTCGCGCAAGCGCGGCAGCAAGGGCGACGCAAGCCTCGCGCCAAACCCCAACGCTCACCCGTTTGGGCCGTTCGCGCTGGTGGTTACCCCCACGCGCGAGCTCGCACAGCAGATTGAGGATGTCGTCTCCGTCGTCTGCGAGCAGACGGGCCAGACGGCCGTCGTCGTGATGGGCGGCGCGAAGCTCGACCGCCAGATCCGCAGGCTCGAGGCCGGCTGTGACCTGCTCGTGGCCACGCCCGGGCGCCTGCTCGACCTCATGGAGCACGGCCACCTGAGCCTTGCCGACGTGAAGGTCTTCGTGCTGGACGAGGCGGACCGCATGCTCGACATGGGCTTCTGGCCCAGCGTCAGGCGCATCGTCGCCGCACTGCCCCGCGAGCGGCAGACCCTGCTCTTCTCGGCCACGATTCCGCCCTCGATCAAGGGCACCGTGGACACCATGCTCAAGGACCCGGCCACGGTCGAGATCGCGCGCGTGGGACAGACGGCCGATACGGTGGAGGAGCACCTCTGCCCCGTCACGCAGGGTCAGAAGCTGCAGCTGCTCGAGGCGTTGCTCAAGCGCTACACGCCGGAGCGCGTGCTTGTGTTCTGTCGAACGAAGACCCGCGTGGACGAGGTGGCGCAGATGCTCCGCCGCGGCGGCTTCAAGTGCGACCTCATGCACTCCGGGCGCAACCAGAGCGAGCGCGAGCGGGCGCTCAGGCGCTTCCGCTCCGCGGAGGTGCAGGTGCTCGTGGCCACCGACGTCATGAGCCGCGGCATCGACATATCCGGGATAGACGCCGTCGTGAACTTCGACGTACCCATGGACCCGGAGGACTACGTGCACCGCATCGGCCGCACGGGCCGCGCCGGGCACGAGGGCCTCGCGTTCACCTTCGTGGCGCCGGACGAGATCAGCCCCCTGCGCGAGATCGAGTACTTCACGAGGAAGCTCGTGCCCGTGTGGGACCTCGACGGCTTCGAGTACGATTCCGCGCGCATCGTCCCCAACCCCGGACGCAGCACGTCCAAGCCCACGCGCAGCCTGTTCAACGGCTCGCGCGCACGCGGGCGCGGCATCCAGGGCGGCCGCTACGGCCGTCACTACTAG
- a CDS encoding class I SAM-dependent rRNA methyltransferase codes for MRQLRPYPQVVVTAKAARSLKGGHPWVFEGEVLRVEPAPSDGRAPANGDVVDVVEENGTYQGTGLLSRQSKIRVRVVSRNANDRFDASFWRRKIEWAWEHRKVAMGSLALPGCEPDTNCCRVIFSEADGFPGLIVDRYEDVLVSQVGTVGMQLLRPTIYPLLLQVLQADGATIRGIYERNDSPARAKEGLSLHKGFYDFVAPGAVAEGLDVPALPMPDSARVLARENGILFDLDIENSQKTGFFLDQKYNRRAVRNIAAGRRVLDCFCHVGPFGLNAAAGGAQFVRCVDVSQTAIDLARLNARANNLELAPDGSERMAFTCANVLDYLPHLRQDRQALRQEGGPFDLIVLDPPAFTKSRSTVRNAAHGYREINYEAMRLLPRGGYLATCSCSHFMTRDLLAKAIAEAAHQANVQLKQVEERQQAPDHPILWGVPQTHYLDFFIFQVV; via the coding sequence ATGAGGCAGCTTCGCCCGTATCCCCAGGTAGTCGTCACGGCCAAGGCGGCCCGCTCGCTCAAGGGTGGCCACCCCTGGGTGTTTGAGGGAGAAGTGCTGCGCGTCGAGCCCGCACCCTCGGACGGGCGTGCGCCGGCAAACGGGGACGTAGTGGACGTGGTGGAGGAGAACGGCACCTACCAGGGAACCGGACTCCTCTCGCGGCAGAGCAAGATCCGCGTGCGCGTGGTGAGCAGAAACGCGAACGACCGCTTCGACGCGTCATTCTGGCGCCGCAAGATCGAGTGGGCGTGGGAGCACCGCAAGGTCGCGATGGGCTCGCTCGCGCTGCCCGGGTGCGAGCCGGACACCAACTGCTGCCGCGTGATCTTTAGCGAGGCTGACGGGTTCCCCGGGCTCATCGTGGACCGCTACGAAGACGTGCTGGTGTCGCAGGTGGGCACCGTGGGCATGCAGCTGTTGCGCCCCACCATCTACCCGCTGCTTTTACAGGTGCTCCAGGCGGACGGCGCCACCATCCGCGGCATATACGAGAGGAACGACTCCCCTGCCCGCGCAAAGGAGGGCCTGTCGCTCCACAAGGGTTTCTACGACTTTGTGGCACCCGGCGCCGTGGCGGAGGGGCTGGACGTGCCGGCGCTTCCCATGCCGGACAGCGCCCGCGTGCTTGCGCGCGAGAACGGGATCCTGTTTGACCTGGACATCGAGAACAGCCAGAAGACCGGGTTCTTCCTTGATCAGAAGTACAACCGTCGTGCCGTGCGCAACATCGCGGCCGGAAGGCGGGTGCTCGACTGCTTCTGCCACGTGGGGCCGTTTGGGCTGAACGCCGCGGCCGGAGGCGCTCAGTTTGTGCGCTGCGTGGACGTGAGCCAGACCGCCATCGACCTCGCGCGCCTAAACGCCCGGGCAAACAATCTGGAGCTCGCTCCCGACGGCAGCGAGCGCATGGCGTTTACCTGCGCAAACGTGCTCGATTACCTGCCGCACCTGCGTCAGGACAGGCAGGCGCTGCGCCAGGAGGGCGGTCCGTTCGACCTCATCGTGCTCGATCCGCCCGCCTTCACCAAGAGCCGCTCCACCGTGCGCAACGCCGCCCACGGCTACCGCGAGATAAACTACGAGGCCATGCGCCTGCTTCCGCGCGGCGGCTATCTTGCCACGTGCAGCTGCAGCCACTTCATGACGCGCGACCTTTTGGCCAAGGCGATCGCCGAGGCCGCCCACCAGGCAAACGTGCAGCTCAAGCAGGTTGAGGAGCGTCAGCAGGCGCCAGACCACCCCATCCTGTGGGGCGTGCCGCAGACCCACTACCTCGACTTCTTCATCTTCCAGGTCGTGTAG